The following are encoded in a window of Pseudomonas sp. St316 genomic DNA:
- a CDS encoding TerB family tellurite resistance protein codes for MWWPGTLIGAGAGFAIASIPGAMLGALLGQALDRRLNLQGWAQVRERLGGRPALRNDELLFVLLGRLAKSDGRVVDGHIQQARQEMRALDLSEPAQRRAIAAFNRGKTGNDRLRGYMRRLAVQPYAAEGVLRACWRMVWADGRAGVSERELVTQWGRWLGWTPQQVQALAADYEPQKLSRPNSGVTYQEALRLLGVSATSEPSQIKRAYRRLLSRHHPDKIAGSGATPLQVREATDKTRELHNAYRLIRERRDFR; via the coding sequence ATGTGGTGGCCAGGGACTCTGATTGGAGCCGGGGCGGGCTTTGCCATAGCCAGCATCCCGGGGGCCATGCTTGGAGCTTTGTTGGGACAAGCGCTGGATCGGCGCCTGAACCTGCAGGGCTGGGCGCAGGTACGTGAGCGCCTGGGCGGACGCCCGGCGCTGCGCAACGATGAGTTGTTGTTTGTATTGCTGGGGCGGCTGGCGAAAAGTGATGGGCGTGTGGTTGATGGCCACATCCAGCAGGCTCGCCAGGAGATGCGTGCACTGGACTTGAGTGAACCGGCGCAACGCCGGGCGATCGCGGCATTCAACCGGGGCAAGACCGGAAACGATCGCTTGCGCGGTTACATGCGCCGCCTGGCCGTCCAGCCTTATGCTGCTGAAGGGGTATTGCGCGCGTGTTGGCGGATGGTCTGGGCCGATGGGCGTGCCGGTGTCAGCGAGCGAGAACTGGTGACCCAGTGGGGGCGCTGGTTGGGCTGGACACCGCAACAGGTCCAGGCGCTGGCGGCTGACTACGAGCCGCAGAAACTGTCGCGGCCCAACAGCGGCGTGACCTATCAAGAGGCGCTGCGCTTGCTGGGGGTTTCGGCCACCAGCGAACCGTCACAGATCAAGCGCGCTTACCGACGCCTGCTCAGTCGTCATCATCCGGACAAGATTGCCGGTAGCGGAGCAACGCCCTTGCAGGTGCGTGAAGCCACCGACAAAACCCGGGAGCTGCATAACGCCTATCGGTTGATTCGGGAACGACGGGATTTTCGCTAG
- the murU gene encoding N-acetylmuramate alpha-1-phosphate uridylyltransferase MurU gives MKAMILAAGKGERMRPLTLTTPKPLIRVGGVPLIEYHLRALARAGFTEIVINHAWLGQQIEDHLGDGSRFGVNIGFSPEGEPLETGGGIFRALPLLGDEAFVVVNGDVWTDYDFSALRRPLEGLAHLVLVDNPEHHPNGDFILADGKVHDGQTPADNLTYSGIAVLHPRLFDGCTGGAFKLAPLLRAAMAEGRVSGEHLKGHWVDVGTHERLAQVETLIEASG, from the coding sequence ATGAAGGCGATGATCCTGGCGGCGGGCAAGGGCGAACGCATGCGGCCCTTGACCCTGACCACGCCAAAGCCGTTGATTCGCGTCGGTGGTGTTCCCTTGATCGAATACCACTTGCGGGCGCTGGCCAGGGCCGGGTTCACCGAGATCGTGATCAATCATGCCTGGCTCGGCCAGCAGATCGAAGATCACCTGGGGGACGGTTCACGGTTTGGCGTGAACATTGGGTTTTCGCCCGAAGGCGAGCCGCTGGAAACCGGCGGTGGAATCTTCCGGGCCTTGCCGCTGCTGGGCGATGAAGCGTTTGTGGTGGTGAATGGCGATGTCTGGACCGACTACGATTTCAGCGCTTTGCGCCGGCCGCTCGAAGGGTTGGCGCACCTGGTGCTTGTCGACAATCCCGAGCATCACCCGAACGGCGATTTCATCCTCGCCGACGGAAAGGTTCACGATGGGCAAACACCTGCCGACAACCTGACCTATAGCGGCATTGCAGTCCTGCACCCGCGGTTATTCGATGGTTGCACAGGCGGTGCGTTCAAGCTCGCACCGCTGTTGCGCGCGGCCATGGCCGAGGGGCGCGTCAGTGGCGAGCACCTCAAAGGGCACTGGGTCGATGTCGGCACCCATGAACGTTTGGCGCAGGTCGAAACCTTGATAGAAGCGAGCGGTTGA
- a CDS encoding phosphotransferase, with translation MPDQDVRLQHLKVWLDEQLPILFTQQGWGTVPPATLTAASSDASFRRYFRWEGEGRSLIVMDAPPPQENCKPFVDIAFLLAKSGINVPKIYAEDLERGFLLLNDLGNQTYLDVINGENADDLFRDALQALLAFQQLPMVAPLPSYDVALLRRELELFPEWYVKRELGVELNSAQQQLWQQVSELLIDSALAQPKVLVHRDYMPRNLMLSVPNPGVLDFQDAVYGPVTYDVTCLFKDAFLSWPEARVRGWLERYWQQAGALGIPVQPDFEDFLRASDLMGVQRHLKVIGIFARICHRDGKPRYLGDVPRFFAYIEAVIARRPELAPLDELLGSLRPSAGATA, from the coding sequence ATGCCCGACCAAGATGTACGCTTGCAACACCTGAAAGTTTGGCTCGATGAACAACTGCCGATCCTTTTCACTCAACAGGGCTGGGGCACCGTACCCCCGGCCACGTTGACCGCCGCCAGCAGTGACGCGAGTTTTCGGCGTTATTTCCGCTGGGAAGGCGAGGGTCGCAGTTTGATCGTAATGGATGCGCCACCGCCCCAGGAAAACTGCAAACCCTTCGTGGATATTGCTTTTTTGCTGGCGAAATCCGGCATTAACGTGCCAAAAATTTATGCCGAAGACCTCGAACGCGGCTTTCTTTTGCTCAATGACTTGGGTAACCAGACCTATCTGGACGTGATCAACGGCGAAAATGCCGACGATTTATTCCGCGATGCGCTGCAAGCCTTGCTGGCTTTCCAGCAGCTGCCGATGGTTGCGCCGTTGCCGAGCTACGATGTCGCGTTGCTGCGCCGGGAGCTGGAATTGTTCCCGGAGTGGTACGTCAAGCGCGAGCTGGGTGTCGAATTGAATTCGGCCCAGCAGCAACTCTGGCAGCAGGTCAGCGAGCTGCTGATCGACAGCGCCCTGGCCCAACCCAAAGTGTTGGTGCACCGCGACTACATGCCGCGCAACCTGATGCTCAGTGTGCCGAACCCCGGCGTGCTGGATTTTCAGGATGCGGTCTATGGCCCCGTCACCTACGACGTGACCTGTTTGTTCAAGGACGCCTTTCTCAGTTGGCCCGAGGCGCGTGTGCGCGGTTGGCTGGAGCGTTACTGGCAGCAGGCCGGCGCCCTCGGCATTCCCGTCCAGCCGGATTTCGAGGACTTCCTGCGGGCCAGCGACTTGATGGGCGTGCAGCGCCATCTCAAGGTCATCGGGATCTTCGCGCGCATTTGCCATCGTGACGGCAAGCCACGCTACCTCGGCGATGTGCCGCGTTTCTTTGCTTATATAGAAGCGGTCATTGCTCGTCGTCCGGAACTGGCACCGCTCGATGAACTGCTGGGCAGCCTGCGGCCATCGGCCGGAGCAACGGCATGA
- a CDS encoding LPS-assembly protein LptD, which produces MALKSPAFRKKFPLLVTGSLLALQPLASSFVVAAQQYDCSVSASGAWDCAPKTPAAALPPRPVHDGSAVSDSGAAPADSSSGEEAGEKPMLVTEAKGRGLKSRSADYSHLDWVPRENLTPAQLAETGPYCSGAYIEPTRPGMNDKTAKSDAPTFLGAKASRYQQEEQVATLAGDVVMRQGSMQVEADEASLYQAENRGELSGNVRVRDNGALIVGDHADVQLDTGEAKVDNAEYVLHKSRIRGNALYAKRAENAIIRLKDGTYTTCEPNSNAWTLKGNNITLNPATGFGTATNVTLRVKDIPVLYTPYIYFPIDDRRQSGFLPPTIGSGSDTGFLLVTPYYFNLAPNYDATLYPRYMSKRGLLMEGEFRYLTKSSEGQFGAAYLNDEDDDRSQQTDYSKTRYMYNWQHKGGLDSRVLTEVDYTKISDPYYFQDLQTDQIGVESRDYVNQQGAVSYRGDTYTARLNVQAYQMATISNITPYDRLPQLTFNGALPQHPGGLNFAYNTEFVRFDRDLRTGRYRDKDGGPFNNDGTIGTPFLDTNVRGLARATGDRMNLAPVMSLPMSTSYGFVKPSLKYQYTRYDLDLDNQGKADIDVQGAEGDRLNGTYSSSQSRGVPIASIDSGLYFDRDTQWFGKNYRQTLEPRLFYLYVPEKDQSDIPVFDTGESTFSYSSLFRDNRFSGSDRVGDENKLSLGVTNRWIQEDGFERQRISVGQAFYFKDREVQLPGIDFKTREDAHSSVSPYALEYEYRWNRDWRTTADYNWDPDTHSPRSGSAMFHYQPQDNPNKVINAGYRYRNDLVRYDQTTGRWQVGGGDYGTPGTAGYVKDYYKIKQHDFSVIWPIVPQWNAISRWQYDYNRNRTLEAFGGFEYDNCCWKLRVINRYWVDYDEFSQDAPQNEKGDHGVFLQIVLKGLGGLTGAKVESFLDKGIQGYREREDQAF; this is translated from the coding sequence ATGGCATTGAAATCCCCCGCGTTTCGTAAAAAATTTCCGTTGCTGGTTACCGGCAGTCTGCTGGCCCTGCAACCCCTGGCCTCTTCATTCGTCGTCGCGGCGCAGCAGTATGACTGCTCCGTCTCCGCTTCGGGTGCCTGGGACTGTGCGCCCAAGACACCGGCCGCCGCGTTGCCGCCGCGTCCCGTGCATGATGGCAGTGCGGTCTCCGACAGCGGCGCGGCTCCGGCTGACAGCAGCTCGGGCGAGGAAGCCGGCGAAAAGCCGATGCTCGTTACCGAAGCCAAGGGCCGTGGCCTGAAGTCGCGCAGTGCAGACTACAGTCACCTGGATTGGGTTCCACGAGAGAACCTCACCCCGGCGCAATTGGCTGAAACCGGGCCTTACTGCTCGGGTGCCTATATCGAGCCGACCCGTCCTGGCATGAACGACAAGACGGCCAAGAGCGACGCCCCCACCTTCCTCGGCGCCAAGGCGTCACGCTATCAGCAGGAAGAACAGGTGGCGACCCTGGCCGGCGACGTGGTCATGCGCCAGGGCAGCATGCAGGTCGAGGCCGATGAGGCCAGCCTGTACCAGGCGGAGAACCGCGGTGAGCTGAGCGGTAACGTACGCGTTCGCGACAACGGTGCACTGATCGTCGGCGACCATGCCGATGTACAGCTGGACACCGGCGAAGCCAAGGTCGACAACGCCGAATACGTGCTGCACAAGTCGCGTATCCGCGGTAACGCGCTGTACGCCAAGCGCGCCGAGAACGCGATCATCCGCCTCAAGGACGGTACGTACACCACGTGCGAACCGAACAGCAACGCCTGGACGCTCAAGGGCAACAACATCACCCTGAACCCGGCGACCGGCTTCGGTACAGCGACCAACGTGACGTTGCGGGTCAAGGACATTCCAGTCCTGTACACGCCTTATATCTATTTCCCGATCGACGACCGTCGCCAGTCCGGCTTCCTGCCACCGACCATCGGCAGCGGCAGCGACACCGGCTTCCTGCTGGTTACCCCGTACTACTTCAACCTGGCGCCGAACTACGACGCCACGTTGTACCCGCGCTACATGAGCAAGCGCGGCCTGTTGATGGAAGGCGAGTTCCGCTACCTGACCAAGTCCAGCGAAGGTCAGTTCGGCGCCGCGTACCTCAACGACGAAGATGACGATCGCAGCCAGCAGACCGACTACAGCAAGACCCGCTACATGTACAACTGGCAGCACAAGGGTGGCCTCGACTCCCGCGTGCTGACGGAAGTCGACTACACCAAGATCAGCGACCCCTACTACTTCCAGGACTTGCAGACCGACCAGATCGGCGTCGAGTCCAGGGACTACGTGAATCAGCAGGGCGCGGTCAGCTATCGGGGTGACACGTACACTGCCCGCCTGAACGTCCAGGCTTACCAGATGGCGACGATCTCGAACATCACGCCGTATGACCGCTTGCCGCAACTCACCTTCAACGGCGCCCTGCCGCAGCATCCGGGCGGGTTGAACTTTGCTTACAACACGGAATTCGTGCGCTTTGATCGGGATTTGAGGACTGGCAGGTATAGGGATAAGGACGGTGGTCCGTTCAATAATGACGGGACAATAGGAACGCCATTCCTGGACACCAACGTTCGGGGCCTGGCCCGCGCCACCGGTGACCGGATGAATCTGGCGCCGGTCATGAGCCTGCCAATGAGTACGAGCTATGGCTTCGTCAAGCCGTCGCTCAAATACCAGTACACGCGGTATGACCTGGACCTCGATAATCAAGGCAAGGCCGACATTGACGTGCAGGGCGCCGAGGGCGACCGCCTGAACGGCACCTACAGCAGCAGCCAAAGCCGTGGCGTTCCAATCGCCAGCATCGACAGCGGCCTGTACTTTGACCGGGACACCCAGTGGTTCGGCAAGAACTACCGCCAGACCCTGGAACCTCGCCTGTTCTATCTCTATGTACCGGAGAAAGACCAAAGCGACATCCCAGTCTTCGATACCGGCGAAAGCACCTTCAGCTATTCGTCGCTGTTCCGGGACAACCGCTTCAGCGGCTCCGACCGTGTCGGTGACGAGAACAAGCTGTCCCTGGGCGTGACCAACCGCTGGATCCAGGAAGACGGCTTCGAGCGCCAGCGCATCAGCGTCGGCCAGGCCTTCTACTTCAAGGACCGCGAAGTCCAACTGCCAGGTATCGACTTCAAGACGCGTGAAGACGCGCATTCCAGCGTCTCGCCTTATGCCCTGGAATACGAATATCGCTGGAACCGCGATTGGCGCACCACGGCCGACTACAACTGGGACCCGGACACCCACAGCCCACGCTCGGGCAGCGCGATGTTCCACTACCAGCCGCAAGACAACCCGAACAAGGTCATCAACGCCGGTTATCGCTATCGCAACGACCTGGTCCGCTACGACCAGACAACCGGTCGGTGGCAAGTGGGCGGCGGCGACTACGGCACGCCGGGTACAGCTGGCTACGTGAAGGACTACTACAAGATCAAGCAGCACGACTTCTCGGTCATCTGGCCGATCGTGCCGCAGTGGAACGCCATCAGCCGCTGGCAGTATGACTACAACCGCAATCGTACCCTGGAAGCCTTCGGTGGTTTCGAATACGACAACTGCTGCTGGAAACTGCGCGTGATCAACCGTTACTGGGTCGACTACGACGAATTCAGTCAAGACGCCCCGCAAAACGAAAAAGGCGACCACGGCGTCTTCCTCCAAATTGTTCTGAAGGGACTCGGCGGCCTCACTGGCGCCAAGGTAGAGAGCTTCCTCGACAAAGGCATCCAAGGTTATCGTGAACGTGAAGACCAAGCTTTCTGA
- the surA gene encoding peptidylprolyl isomerase SurA, producing the protein MKTKLSDCLRPLMLGALFLGTAANAAVQSIDKVVAIVDNDVVMQSQLDQRVHEVQQTIAKRGGGLPPPGVLDQQVLERLIVENLQLQIGERSGIRITDEELNQAVGTIAQRNNMSIDQFRAALARDGLSYEDARDQIRREMVISRVRQRRVAERIQVSEQEVKNFLASDLGKMQLSEELHLANILIPTPESANSEAIQSAYRQAMDVYQQLKQGADFGQMAIAKSGSDNALEGGDMGWRKPAQLPPPFDRELSAMAVGDITQPARTPGGFIILKVLEKRGGGTQVRDEVHVRHILIKPSEIRSEAETKRLAEKLYDRIEAGEDFAELAKNFSEDPGSALNGGDLNWVDPNALVPEFRQVMADTPQGQLSKPFKSPYGWHVLEVLGRRATDSTTQAREQQAMTVLRNRKYDEELQTWLRQIRDEAYVEIKLPGADQAAQ; encoded by the coding sequence GTGAAGACCAAGCTTTCTGATTGTCTGCGCCCGCTGATGCTGGGCGCGTTGTTCCTGGGCACTGCGGCCAACGCCGCGGTTCAATCCATCGACAAGGTGGTGGCCATCGTCGACAACGACGTGGTCATGCAGAGCCAACTGGACCAGCGCGTCCATGAAGTGCAGCAAACCATCGCCAAGCGCGGTGGCGGCCTGCCGCCTCCGGGCGTGCTGGACCAGCAGGTGCTGGAGCGCTTGATCGTCGAGAACCTGCAACTGCAGATCGGCGAACGTTCCGGCATCCGCATCACCGATGAAGAGCTGAACCAGGCCGTCGGCACCATTGCCCAGCGCAATAACATGAGCATCGACCAGTTCCGTGCCGCCCTGGCTCGCGACGGTCTCTCCTACGAGGACGCCCGCGATCAGATCCGCCGCGAAATGGTCATCAGCCGTGTGCGTCAGCGCCGTGTGGCCGAACGCATCCAGGTGTCGGAGCAGGAAGTGAAGAACTTCCTCGCCTCGGACCTGGGCAAGATGCAGCTGTCCGAAGAACTGCACCTGGCGAACATCCTGATTCCGACCCCGGAAAGCGCTAACTCCGAAGCGATCCAGAGCGCTTATCGCCAGGCAATGGATGTCTACCAGCAGCTCAAGCAAGGCGCCGATTTCGGTCAGATGGCCATTGCCAAGTCGGGCAGCGACAACGCCCTGGAAGGCGGTGACATGGGCTGGCGCAAGCCCGCTCAACTGCCACCTCCGTTCGACCGCGAACTGAGCGCCATGGCCGTGGGCGACATCACCCAGCCGGCGCGCACGCCAGGCGGCTTCATCATCCTGAAAGTGCTGGAAAAACGCGGTGGTGGAACCCAGGTCCGTGACGAAGTGCATGTTCGCCACATCCTGATCAAGCCAAGCGAGATTCGCAGCGAAGCCGAGACCAAGCGCCTGGCGGAGAAACTCTACGATCGCATCGAAGCGGGCGAAGACTTTGCTGAGCTGGCGAAGAATTTCTCGGAAGACCCGGGCTCGGCCCTCAACGGCGGCGACCTGAACTGGGTTGACCCCAATGCACTGGTTCCGGAATTCCGCCAGGTCATGGCCGACACGCCGCAAGGCCAGCTGTCCAAGCCGTTCAAGAGCCCTTATGGCTGGCACGTGCTGGAAGTCCTTGGCCGCCGCGCCACTGACAGCACCACCCAGGCTCGCGAACAGCAGGCGATGACCGTATTGCGCAACCGCAAATACGACGAAGAGCTGCAAACCTGGCTGCGTCAGATTCGCGACGAAGCCTACGTTGAAATCAAACTTCCTGGTGCAGACCAGGCAGCGCAGTGA
- the pdxA gene encoding 4-hydroxythreonine-4-phosphate dehydrogenase PdxA, whose translation MKPKRFALTPGEPAGIGPDLCLLLASQAQPHPLIAITNRDLLLERAAQLGVVVDLLPVTPQAWPDVPAPANSLYVWDTPLGAPVVTGQLDKANAAFVLQTLTRAGEGCLDGAFAGMITAPVHKGVINESGIAFSGHTEFLAELTHTAQVVMMLATRGLRVALVTTHLPLRDIADAITPERLERVARILHADLQEKFGIAQPRILVCGLNPHAGEGGHLGREEIDIIEPTLERLRSEGMDLRGPLPADTLFTPKYLEHCDAVLAMYHDQGLPVLKYKGFGAAVNVTLGLPIIRTSVDHGTALDLAGSGKIDTGSLQVALETAYQMAETHL comes from the coding sequence GTGAAACCCAAGCGTTTCGCGCTGACACCCGGCGAACCAGCCGGCATCGGTCCCGACCTGTGCCTGCTGCTCGCCTCGCAAGCCCAGCCACATCCCCTGATTGCCATCACCAACCGCGACCTGCTCCTTGAGCGGGCCGCGCAACTGGGGGTGGTTGTCGACCTGTTGCCGGTGACACCGCAGGCCTGGCCGGACGTCCCGGCGCCCGCCAACAGCCTGTACGTCTGGGATACCCCCCTGGGCGCCCCGGTCGTCACCGGGCAGTTGGACAAGGCCAACGCCGCGTTCGTCCTGCAAACCCTGACCCGCGCCGGCGAAGGCTGCCTGGACGGAGCGTTCGCCGGCATGATCACCGCACCGGTGCACAAAGGCGTGATCAACGAATCCGGGATTGCCTTCTCCGGGCACACCGAATTCCTGGCTGAGCTGACCCACACCGCGCAAGTGGTGATGATGCTCGCCACCCGTGGCCTGCGAGTGGCCCTGGTGACCACTCACCTGCCCTTGCGGGACATCGCCGACGCCATTACCCCGGAACGCCTGGAGCGGGTCGCGCGTATCCTGCACGCCGACCTGCAGGAAAAATTCGGCATCGCCCAGCCACGCATCCTCGTTTGTGGGCTCAATCCCCATGCGGGTGAAGGCGGACACCTGGGCCGTGAAGAAATCGATATCATCGAACCCACTTTGGAGCGCTTGCGCAGCGAGGGCATGGACCTGCGTGGCCCGCTGCCTGCCGACACTCTGTTTACCCCAAAATATCTGGAGCACTGCGACGCGGTGCTGGCGATGTACCACGACCAGGGCCTGCCCGTGCTGAAGTACAAAGGCTTCGGCGCAGCGGTCAACGTAACGTTGGGCCTACCGATCATCCGCACCTCCGTGGACCATGGCACCGCCCTGGACCTGGCCGGCAGCGGCAAGATCGATACCGGCAGCCTGCAAGTCGCGCTGGAAACCGCCTACCAGATGGCCGAGACCCATTTATGA
- the rsmA gene encoding 16S rRNA (adenine(1518)-N(6)/adenine(1519)-N(6))-dimethyltransferase RsmA produces the protein MTEQYQHRARKRFGQNFLHDAGVIDRILRSIRAKPDDRLLEIGPGQGALTEGLLDSGAQLDVVELDKDLVPILNQQFAGRSNFSLHQGDALKFDFNSLNAAPNSLRVVGNLPYNISTPLIFHLLSNAGLIRDMHFMLQKEVVERLAAGPGGGDWGRLSIMVQYHCRVEHLFNVGPGAFNPPPKVDSAIVRLVPHAVLPHPAKDHRLLERVVREAFNQRRKTLRNTLKLLLSSAEIEAAGVDGSLRPEQLDLAAFVRLADKLSEQVTPQVDAN, from the coding sequence ATGACCGAGCAATACCAACACCGCGCGCGCAAGCGCTTCGGCCAGAACTTCCTGCATGACGCCGGCGTGATCGATCGCATCCTGCGCTCCATCCGGGCCAAGCCCGACGATCGCCTATTGGAAATCGGCCCGGGCCAGGGCGCCCTGACCGAAGGCCTGCTCGACAGCGGCGCGCAACTGGACGTGGTGGAACTGGACAAGGACCTGGTCCCTATCCTCAACCAGCAGTTCGCCGGCAGGAGCAATTTCAGCCTGCACCAGGGCGACGCGCTGAAGTTCGACTTCAATAGCCTGAACGCCGCGCCGAACAGCCTGCGGGTGGTGGGAAACCTGCCGTACAACATCTCCACGCCGCTGATCTTCCACCTGCTGAGCAACGCAGGCCTGATCCGTGACATGCACTTCATGCTGCAAAAAGAGGTGGTCGAGCGCCTCGCCGCCGGTCCTGGCGGTGGTGACTGGGGTCGCCTGTCGATCATGGTCCAGTACCATTGCCGGGTCGAACACCTGTTCAACGTAGGCCCGGGTGCATTCAACCCGCCACCGAAGGTCGATTCGGCCATCGTCCGACTGGTGCCCCACGCCGTCCTGCCACACCCGGCCAAGGATCATCGCCTGCTGGAGCGGGTGGTGCGCGAAGCGTTCAACCAGCGCCGCAAGACCTTGCGCAACACCTTGAAACTGCTGCTCAGCAGCGCCGAAATCGAAGCCGCTGGCGTCGATGGCAGCCTGCGCCCCGAACAGTTGGACCTCGCCGCTTTCGTGCGCCTGGCCGACAAACTCAGTGAACAGGTCACCCCGCAAGTCGACGCCAACTGA
- the apaG gene encoding Co2+/Mg2+ efflux protein ApaG, protein MSDPRYQVDVSVTTRFLAEQSQPEHDRFAFAYSITVRNNGSLPARLLSRHWIITDGDGHVEEVRGEGVVGQQPLIDAGNSHSYSSGTVMTTKVGTMQGTYQMLAEDGKRFDAVIKPFRLAVPGALH, encoded by the coding sequence ATGTCCGATCCTCGTTACCAGGTCGACGTCAGCGTCACCACCCGTTTTCTGGCAGAACAGTCGCAACCCGAGCATGACCGCTTCGCCTTCGCCTACAGCATTACCGTGCGCAATAACGGCTCCTTGCCGGCCAGGCTACTGTCGCGGCACTGGATCATCACCGACGGCGATGGCCATGTCGAAGAAGTGCGTGGCGAAGGTGTGGTCGGCCAGCAGCCGTTGATTGACGCCGGCAACAGCCACAGCTACAGCAGCGGCACGGTGATGACCACCAAGGTCGGCACCATGCAGGGCACCTACCAGATGCTGGCCGAGGACGGCAAACGCTTCGACGCCGTCATCAAGCCCTTTCGCCTGGCCGTGCCCGGAGCCCTGCACTAA
- a CDS encoding symmetrical bis(5'-nucleosyl)-tetraphosphatase, which yields MATYAVGDLQGCLDPLKCLLERVAFDPQRDTLWLVGDLVNRGPQSLETLRFLYSIRQSLVCVLGNHDLHLLAAWQNIERLKKSDTLSEILDAPDCVELLEWLRQQKLMHYDEQRNLALVHAGIPPQWSLRKALKCAGEVEKALRDDNLFAPYLDGMYGNEPVKWDNDLTGNARLRVITNYFTRMRFCTRDGKLDLKGKEGIETAPPGYAPWFKHSERKTRNLKIIFGHWAALGGQSDEPGVFALDTGCVWGSAMTLMNVDTGEQLHCDCDEQGHAKTHYPPPAPLPVGTAV from the coding sequence ATGGCCACGTATGCGGTCGGCGACCTGCAAGGCTGCCTCGACCCGCTCAAATGCCTGCTGGAACGCGTCGCCTTCGATCCTCAAAGAGACACCCTGTGGCTGGTGGGCGACCTGGTCAACCGTGGCCCGCAGTCCCTCGAGACGTTGCGTTTTCTCTACAGCATCCGCCAGTCGCTGGTGTGCGTGCTCGGCAACCACGACCTGCATCTGCTGGCTGCCTGGCAGAACATCGAACGCCTGAAAAAATCCGACACCTTGAGCGAGATCCTCGACGCCCCCGATTGCGTTGAGTTGCTGGAGTGGTTGCGCCAGCAGAAGCTCATGCACTATGACGAGCAGCGCAACCTCGCACTGGTCCATGCTGGCATCCCGCCCCAATGGTCCCTGCGCAAGGCGCTCAAGTGCGCTGGCGAAGTCGAAAAGGCGTTGCGCGACGACAATCTGTTCGCCCCCTACCTGGATGGCATGTACGGCAACGAGCCGGTCAAGTGGGACAACGACCTCACCGGCAACGCTCGTCTTCGCGTCATCACCAATTATTTCACGCGCATGCGCTTCTGCACCCGCGACGGCAAACTCGACCTCAAGGGCAAGGAAGGCATCGAGACGGCGCCGCCCGGCTATGCCCCCTGGTTCAAGCACAGTGAGCGCAAGACCCGTAACCTGAAGATCATTTTCGGGCACTGGGCGGCACTGGGCGGCCAATCCGACGAACCCGGCGTCTTCGCCCTCGATACCGGTTGCGTATGGGGCAGCGCCATGACCCTGATGAATGTCGACACTGGCGAGCAACTGCATTGCGATTGCGATGAACAGGGCCACGCCAAAACCCATTACCCGCCCCCTGCCCCATTACCGGTCGGCACTGCCGTTTGA
- the glpE gene encoding thiosulfate sulfurtransferase GlpE, whose protein sequence is MSEFKRIPPEQAQALREQGAVVVDVRDPATFAALHISGSRHLDNHSIADFIRAADLDAPTVVVCYHGNSSQSAAAYLVSQGFSDVYSLDGGFELWRATYPSETAQDTHE, encoded by the coding sequence ATGAGCGAATTCAAACGCATCCCCCCGGAACAGGCCCAGGCCCTGCGCGAGCAAGGCGCGGTCGTTGTCGATGTCCGCGACCCAGCCACTTTTGCGGCGTTGCACATCAGTGGTTCCAGGCACCTGGATAACCACTCCATCGCCGACTTCATCCGAGCCGCCGACCTCGACGCACCAACGGTCGTGGTCTGCTATCACGGCAACTCCAGCCAGAGCGCAGCCGCTTATCTGGTCAGCCAGGGCTTCAGCGACGTTTATAGCCTGGACGGCGGTTTTGAGTTGTGGCGCGCGACTTATCCTTCAGAAACAGCGCAGGACACTCACGAATAA